A single region of the Undibacterium piscinae genome encodes:
- a CDS encoding FAD-dependent oxidoreductase → MQIAIVGAGIAGLTAARQLQAQGHHVTVYEKSSGVSGRMSTRQTEVGGFDHGAQYFTATSERFQKEISDWSKVGWIVPWDGNIVKLDSAVSSPADRTRKRYVPIPGMSALGKQLAHSLDVRTGQQVVGLEAYENQWLLSVKSDTVAVAASAGPFDAVIIATPPEQAVPLLNGHSEMAKKVSEVHMEPCWTLMLGFQSELNLGYDGAWVSNSRLGWISRDTSKPDHRAGERWVCHATPVWSKKHLEEDPDRIKEKLSKAFHEATGTPIQAIHAVVHRWRFSEACQPLPQACLWDAKQRIGLCGDWFSAGLEGGGRVENAFLSALALSKAV, encoded by the coding sequence ATGCAAATAGCGATAGTCGGAGCTGGAATAGCGGGATTGACAGCCGCGCGTCAATTACAGGCGCAAGGACATCACGTCACAGTCTATGAAAAAAGCAGCGGAGTCAGCGGACGTATGAGTACGCGACAAACCGAGGTGGGTGGTTTTGATCATGGCGCGCAATACTTTACCGCCACCTCTGAGCGTTTTCAGAAAGAGATTTCTGATTGGAGTAAGGTCGGCTGGATCGTGCCGTGGGACGGTAACATAGTCAAGCTCGATAGCGCGGTCAGTTCACCGGCAGATCGCACCCGAAAACGATATGTTCCCATTCCCGGCATGAGCGCATTGGGAAAACAACTTGCACATAGCTTGGATGTACGTACCGGGCAGCAGGTAGTTGGATTGGAAGCCTACGAAAATCAATGGCTGCTGTCGGTCAAATCCGATACTGTCGCGGTCGCGGCATCGGCCGGACCATTTGATGCAGTAATCATCGCAACACCACCGGAACAAGCAGTCCCGCTGTTGAATGGTCATAGCGAAATGGCTAAAAAAGTGAGCGAAGTTCATATGGAACCTTGCTGGACTCTGATGCTGGGATTCCAGAGTGAGCTCAACCTCGGCTACGATGGTGCCTGGGTGAGTAATTCCCGTCTCGGATGGATCTCCAGGGACACCTCAAAACCTGATCATCGCGCAGGCGAGCGCTGGGTATGTCATGCAACACCGGTTTGGAGTAAAAAGCATCTGGAGGAAGATCCGGATCGCATCAAGGAGAAATTATCCAAAGCCTTCCATGAGGCTACCGGTACACCTATTCAAGCCATTCATGCGGTCGTGCATAGGTGGCGTTTTTCGGAAGCCTGCCAACCTTTGCCGCAAGCCTGTCTATGGGACGCTAAGCAGCGCATAGGTTTATGCGGCGACTGGTTTTCTGCAGGACTTGAGGGTGGCGGTCGGGTTGAGAACGCCTTCCTCAGCGCGCTGGCCTTATCCAAGGCAGTGTAA
- a CDS encoding CBS domain-containing protein encodes MKVSEILQVKGNILFTITPDTSITEAASIMEEKDIGSLVVMEFGTLVGVLTFREVIRALDKQTGSLGPGTVRKFMDDHPLTVTPETEVNEVRRMMLEKHSRYLPVMDAKVLLGVISFYDVARAVLEAQSFENKMLKAYIRDWPVEESEE; translated from the coding sequence ATGAAGGTCTCAGAAATTCTCCAGGTAAAAGGTAACATCCTGTTTACGATTACTCCTGACACTTCAATTACTGAAGCTGCCAGCATCATGGAGGAAAAAGATATAGGTTCACTGGTCGTCATGGAGTTTGGTACGCTGGTTGGCGTCTTGACTTTCCGTGAAGTGATACGCGCCCTGGATAAGCAAACCGGCTCTCTCGGACCTGGTACGGTACGTAAATTTATGGACGACCATCCGTTGACCGTGACGCCTGAAACTGAGGTCAATGAAGTAAGGCGCATGATGCTCGAGAAACACTCTCGCTATCTGCCTGTCATGGATGCCAAAGTGCTGCTCGGTGTTATTTCTTTCTACGATGTGGCACGAGCTGTTCTTGAAGCGCAAAGTTTCGAGAACAAGATGTTGAAGGCCTATATTCGCGATTGGCCGGTTGAAGAAAGCGAAGAATGA
- a CDS encoding O-acetylhomoserine aminocarboxypropyltransferase: MSGPKYHGFDTLSLHAGATPDPATGARATPIHFTSSFVFKDSDHAASLFNMERAGHVYSRISNPTNAVLEERIAALEAGVAGLAVASGQAALHLGLATIAGAGSHVVASRALYGGSQNLLAYTMKRFGIETTFVDPRDLDAWRNAIRPNTKVLFGETLGNPGLDVLNIPAVAEIAHENYLPLMLDSTFTTPYLLRPFEHGADLICHSATKFLCGHGTAIGGLLVDGGTFDWQQAYEKTGRFAELCEPYDGFHGMVFTEESTVAAFSLRARREGLRDFGAAMSPHNAFAILQGIETLGLRMDRHVANTRKVVEFLIAHPAVASVAFPELENHPDYELAKTLLPKGCGAVFSFNLKGDRAAGRRFVEALKIFSHLANVGDAKSLVIHPASTTHFRVPSEQLAASGISEGTMRLSIGLEDADDLIEDLARGLKAAMKGA; the protein is encoded by the coding sequence ATGAGCGGTCCAAAATACCACGGTTTCGATACGCTGTCACTGCATGCCGGTGCCACACCTGATCCGGCAACAGGCGCACGCGCTACGCCTATCCATTTTACTTCTTCGTTTGTTTTCAAAGATTCCGACCATGCCGCTTCACTGTTTAATATGGAGCGCGCCGGTCACGTGTATTCGCGGATTTCCAACCCTACCAATGCCGTGCTGGAAGAGCGTATTGCCGCCCTCGAAGCTGGTGTTGCAGGACTAGCGGTTGCCAGCGGTCAGGCGGCATTGCATCTGGGTCTGGCGACGATTGCCGGCGCCGGTTCGCATGTGGTTGCATCACGCGCCTTGTACGGTGGTTCGCAAAATCTGCTGGCATACACGATGAAGCGTTTCGGGATAGAGACGACATTCGTCGATCCGCGCGATCTTGATGCCTGGCGCAATGCGATACGCCCGAACACCAAAGTGCTATTCGGCGAAACTCTCGGCAATCCCGGGCTGGACGTATTGAATATCCCGGCAGTGGCGGAAATCGCCCATGAAAACTATCTGCCACTGATGCTAGACTCAACCTTCACCACGCCATATTTACTGCGTCCGTTTGAGCATGGCGCCGACCTGATCTGTCACTCGGCAACCAAATTCCTGTGCGGGCATGGCACCGCGATCGGTGGCTTATTGGTCGACGGCGGCACTTTTGACTGGCAGCAGGCGTACGAAAAAACCGGTCGTTTTGCCGAACTATGTGAGCCCTATGATGGCTTCCATGGCATGGTATTTACCGAAGAATCCACGGTCGCCGCTTTTTCGCTACGCGCACGGCGCGAAGGCTTACGCGATTTCGGCGCCGCCATGAGTCCGCATAATGCGTTTGCGATCCTGCAAGGCATAGAGACTCTGGGCTTGCGAATGGACAGGCATGTCGCCAATACCCGCAAGGTCGTGGAATTTTTGATCGCCCACCCGGCGGTAGCCTCAGTGGCTTTCCCCGAACTGGAGAACCATCCTGATTACGAATTGGCCAAAACTTTGCTGCCAAAAGGCTGTGGCGCCGTGTTCTCTTTCAATCTCAAAGGTGACCGTGCCGCAGGCCGGCGTTTTGTCGAGGCCCTGAAAATATTTTCACATCTGGCCAATGTCGGCGATGCCAAATCACTGGTAATCCACCCTGCCTCGACCACCCACTTCAGGGTACCGAGCGAGCAACTCGCCGCGTCCGGCATTAGCGAAGGTACCATGCGTCTGTCGATAGGCCTCGAAGATGCGGATGACTTGATCGAAGACTTGGCGCGTGGCTTAAAAGCGGCCATGAAAGGAGCTTAA
- a CDS encoding alpha/beta hydrolase, whose translation MLLTIKNESDDSNDGNNVAYCYTGGKAFNPELPTVVFIHGAQNDHSVWALQSRYFAHHGFSVLAVDLPGHGRSKGAALTSVAALAAWLLAVLDAAGVQTAMLVGHSMGSLIALEACGLAPARVSKLALLACAYPMKVSDSLLTAARDDEQSAIDMVNIWSHSSIAHKPSCPGPGFSVMGGSRRLMQRISAINPDKVFYTDFNACNNYANGEQAAVKVNCPTLFLLAKNDMMTPIKASTGLSNAIPQSKISIIDNCGHSLMSEQADAVLNQLYAFAKA comes from the coding sequence ATGCTATTAACCATTAAAAACGAGAGCGACGACAGCAACGATGGCAACAACGTGGCTTACTGCTATACCGGCGGTAAAGCATTCAATCCGGAGTTGCCTACCGTAGTATTCATCCACGGCGCGCAAAACGACCATTCAGTCTGGGCGCTACAGAGCCGCTACTTTGCCCATCACGGCTTTAGTGTGCTGGCGGTCGATCTGCCCGGCCACGGCCGTAGCAAGGGTGCCGCCCTCACTAGCGTAGCGGCGCTGGCAGCGTGGCTGCTTGCCGTGCTTGATGCAGCAGGCGTACAAACTGCGATGCTGGTTGGCCATAGTATGGGCTCCTTGATAGCACTGGAAGCTTGCGGACTAGCACCGGCACGCGTAAGCAAGCTGGCGCTGCTCGCTTGCGCCTACCCGATGAAGGTATCCGACAGTTTACTGACAGCGGCACGCGATGACGAGCAAAGTGCGATCGATATGGTCAACATCTGGTCACATAGTTCAATCGCGCATAAACCATCCTGCCCGGGTCCGGGTTTCTCAGTCATGGGCGGCAGTCGGCGTTTGATGCAACGCATTTCCGCCATCAACCCTGATAAGGTCTTCTATACGGACTTCAACGCTTGCAATAATTACGCCAACGGCGAGCAAGCGGCAGTGAAGGTAAACTGCCCCACCCTATTTTTATTGGCAAAAAACGACATGATGACACCCATCAAGGCAAGTACCGGCTTGAGCAATGCCATCCCGCAAAGCAAGATCAGTATCATCGACAATTGCGGTCACTCTCTGATGTCTGAGCAAGCTGATGCAGTGTTAAACCAGTTGTATGCGTTTGCGAAAGCCTGA
- a CDS encoding LysE family translocator: MAMTIESILLFAATEAAMSVSPGPAVMMVVAYGIARGWRTSLFVTLGILSGNAIYFTVSATGLGTLILASPALFNAIKYVGAAYLVYLGLSAIFGKPSPITLSSIDSQAQSGRRIYFTALMLQVTNPKALLTFVAILPQFIDPQAPVAMQMLILAACSIIPEFFILLAYGMLASKASHLATQPKYSLITERIAGSLVLMAGVLVAAV; this comes from the coding sequence ATGGCAATGACTATAGAAAGCATATTATTGTTTGCGGCAACCGAGGCCGCCATGTCGGTCTCGCCGGGTCCGGCGGTCATGATGGTGGTCGCGTATGGGATTGCACGCGGTTGGCGCACTTCGTTGTTCGTGACCTTAGGGATTTTGAGTGGCAATGCGATTTACTTCACCGTTTCGGCAACCGGCTTAGGCACACTGATACTGGCATCGCCTGCGCTGTTTAACGCGATCAAATATGTCGGTGCGGCCTATCTGGTGTATCTGGGCTTATCGGCAATTTTCGGCAAGCCTTCTCCGATTACGCTGTCGTCTATCGATAGCCAGGCACAAAGCGGTCGCAGGATTTATTTCACGGCACTAATGCTACAGGTAACCAACCCCAAAGCGCTGCTTACCTTTGTCGCCATCCTGCCGCAATTTATTGACCCGCAAGCCCCGGTTGCGATGCAGATGCTGATACTGGCAGCATGCTCGATTATTCCCGAGTTCTTTATCTTGCTCGCGTATGGGATGCTGGCCAGCAAGGCTAGTCACCTGGCGACACAGCCTAAATATAGCCTGATCACAGAGCGCATCGCCGGCAGCCTGGTGTTAATGGCGGGGGTGCTGGTCGCTGCGGTCTGA
- a CDS encoding GNAT family N-acetyltransferase gives MNIKLGDWTTLQHDAQAIRHEVFVVEQKIPADLEWDIMDAQCLHAVAYDETGQPVGTGRLLPDGHIGRMAVKESARGSGVGAAILRLLMAQAKQRGELGVQLNAQATVETFYQREGFSRDGNLFDEAGIPHIHMTHNF, from the coding sequence ATGAATATCAAACTGGGTGACTGGACCACCCTGCAACACGATGCCCAGGCGATCCGTCATGAGGTGTTTGTGGTCGAACAAAAAATTCCCGCTGATCTGGAATGGGACATCATGGACGCGCAATGCTTGCATGCCGTCGCTTACGATGAAACAGGGCAGCCAGTCGGTACCGGCCGCTTACTGCCCGACGGTCACATCGGCCGCATGGCAGTCAAGGAAAGTGCGCGTGGCAGCGGAGTTGGTGCCGCGATCTTGCGTCTGCTGATGGCGCAGGCCAAGCAGCGCGGTGAGCTCGGGGTGCAACTCAATGCCCAGGCAACCGTAGAAACTTTTTACCAGCGCGAGGGCTTTTCCAGGGATGGCAATCTGTTTGACGAAGCCGGTATCCCGCATATCCACATGACGCACAATTTCTAA
- a CDS encoding alpha/beta hydrolase, translating into MSVENQAAIQTQAEIQVNQYASLANGTRLHYASAGEAGKPLILFVHGFPEFWYEWSAQLADFGNDYFAVAPDLRGFNLSDMPVEVSSYKARHIVDDLRLLIAHLGYQKAVIVAHDWGGAICWSLAIALPELVEQLIIINSPHPYLFMQALANDASQQSASQYINWLRQEGSEIALAKDDFALMEDFFNGMGQANAQWFDAATRARYHACWAHGLTGGVNYYRASPLHPPADAGAHALPLSLNREDFRLRVPTRVIWGEADQALPKSLLDGLDEFVDDLQIVRIAEGSHWLIHEQPARITRLIRTFLQE; encoded by the coding sequence ATGAGTGTAGAAAATCAAGCAGCGATACAGACACAAGCAGAGATACAGGTAAATCAGTATGCCAGCCTTGCCAACGGCACGCGCCTGCATTACGCCAGCGCTGGCGAAGCGGGCAAGCCGCTCATTTTATTTGTTCATGGTTTCCCTGAGTTCTGGTACGAATGGTCGGCCCAACTCGCTGACTTTGGCAACGATTACTTTGCGGTAGCGCCAGATCTGCGCGGCTTTAATCTTTCGGATATGCCGGTCGAGGTATCGTCCTATAAAGCCAGGCACATCGTCGATGACCTGCGTTTGCTGATCGCGCACTTAGGCTACCAAAAAGCCGTGATCGTGGCGCATGACTGGGGTGGCGCGATTTGCTGGAGCCTGGCGATTGCCTTGCCCGAATTGGTGGAACAACTCATTATCATCAATTCACCGCACCCGTATCTGTTCATGCAGGCATTGGCGAATGACGCATCACAGCAGTCGGCCAGCCAATATATAAACTGGTTGCGGCAGGAGGGCTCCGAAATTGCGCTGGCTAAAGATGACTTTGCCTTGATGGAAGATTTTTTTAACGGCATGGGACAAGCCAATGCCCAATGGTTTGATGCAGCAACCCGTGCCAGGTATCACGCCTGCTGGGCGCATGGTTTGACAGGCGGCGTCAATTACTATCGTGCTTCGCCTTTGCACCCGCCCGCTGATGCCGGCGCACATGCTTTGCCGCTCAGTCTGAACCGTGAAGACTTCAGGCTCAGGGTGCCAACCCGGGTGATTTGGGGCGAGGCGGACCAGGCTCTGCCTAAGTCCTTGCTCGATGGGCTAGACGAGTTTGTCGATGATCTGCAAATCGTCAGGATAGCCGAAGGCTCACATTGGCTGATTCACGAGCAGCCGGCGCGCATTACGCGACTGATACGAACTTTCTTGCAGGAATAA
- a CDS encoding SDR family oxidoreductase: MQVFKDRVAVITGGASGFGREFALIGASRGMKLVVADVQQDALDKVKAELEALGADVLAVRCDVRHAEQVQALADATMQKYGAVHLVFNNAGVGSGGLIWENTQADWEWVLGVNLWGVIHGVRIFTNLMLECAKQDPTYEGHIVNTASMAGLLSAPTMGVYNVSKHAVVALTETLYQDLQLAQAPIGASLLCPYFVPTGISQSHRNRPEDAPSGKVTASQKAAQIMSDKAVTSGKVSAQEVAENTFKAIGDGQFYVFSHPEALGNVKQRMEEITGQSNPGDPYKAAPHIRDLLRAKMNAA, translated from the coding sequence ATGCAGGTTTTTAAAGACAGAGTCGCCGTCATTACCGGCGGTGCCAGTGGTTTTGGACGTGAGTTTGCCTTGATAGGCGCAAGCAGGGGCATGAAGCTGGTGGTAGCCGATGTGCAGCAAGATGCGCTTGATAAGGTGAAGGCAGAATTGGAAGCGCTGGGAGCCGATGTGTTGGCGGTGCGTTGCGATGTGCGGCACGCTGAGCAGGTGCAGGCCCTGGCCGATGCGACCATGCAAAAGTATGGCGCAGTCCATCTGGTATTTAATAATGCCGGGGTTGGATCCGGTGGCCTGATCTGGGAAAACACCCAGGCTGACTGGGAATGGGTATTAGGCGTCAATTTATGGGGCGTGATCCATGGTGTGCGTATTTTCACCAATCTGATGCTGGAGTGCGCCAAACAAGATCCCACGTACGAAGGGCATATCGTCAATACCGCCTCGATGGCAGGCTTGTTGAGTGCACCGACCATGGGTGTTTACAATGTATCGAAACACGCGGTGGTGGCATTGACTGAAACCTTGTACCAGGATTTGCAACTGGCGCAAGCACCTATCGGTGCTTCGCTGCTGTGTCCGTATTTTGTGCCTACCGGGATTAGTCAATCGCATCGCAATCGCCCTGAAGATGCGCCTTCCGGCAAAGTCACGGCGAGCCAAAAGGCGGCGCAAATCATGTCAGACAAAGCGGTAACGTCGGGGAAAGTCAGTGCGCAAGAAGTCGCGGAAAACACTTTTAAGGCGATCGGTGACGGTCAGTTCTATGTGTTCTCGCACCCGGAAGCCCTGGGTAACGTCAAACAGCGCATGGAAGAAATCACCGGGCAAAGCAATCCCGGTGATCCGTATAAGGCAGCGCCGCACATTCGCGATCTGCTGCGTGCCAAAATGAATGCGGCTTAG
- a CDS encoding PaaI family thioesterase codes for MEIKETPARAELDQPCPALNPFLHELGVEFLQMEDGQAKLALDLTTRHMNSWQITHGGVLMTMLDVVMAMAGRSLSAEHKGVVTVEMKTSFLQPGGIAGGRIDAHGKAFHQSTTMCFCEGEIWNGDKLVAKAMGTFKYLRRLKSGENMRKICGSD; via the coding sequence ATGGAAATTAAGGAAACGCCAGCGCGTGCGGAACTCGATCAGCCTTGCCCGGCGCTTAATCCGTTTTTACACGAACTGGGCGTAGAATTTTTACAGATGGAAGACGGCCAAGCCAAACTGGCATTGGATCTGACGACGCGCCACATGAATAGCTGGCAAATTACCCATGGCGGCGTATTGATGACCATGCTCGATGTGGTCATGGCGATGGCCGGACGCTCCCTCAGTGCCGAGCACAAGGGTGTGGTCACGGTAGAGATGAAAACCAGTTTTCTGCAACCCGGCGGTATAGCCGGCGGCAGGATAGACGCGCACGGCAAGGCGTTTCATCAGTCGACGACCATGTGTTTCTGTGAAGGCGAAATCTGGAACGGCGATAAATTGGTCGCCAAAGCCATGGGTACCTTCAAATATTTACGTCGTCTGAAATCGGGCGAAAACATGAGAAAAATCTGCGGCAGTGATTAA
- a CDS encoding SDR family oxidoreductase — MTKNVRSVKQLFDLSGKTALITGGSRGLGLQMAEALGEQGATIVLSSRKQSDLDEAVAHLKSRGIQASAIAADLGQESAIKPLVDEALARLGHIDILINNAGATWGAPAEDHSVEAWDKVMNLNIRSIFMISQEVGKRSMIPRKTGRIINIASIAGLSGNPPGTMQTIAYNTSKAAVINFTRALAGEWGVYGITVNAIAPGFFPSKMTKGILEHLGEEKLARQAPLQRIGDDEDLKGAALLFASDAGKHITGQTLAVDGGVSAV, encoded by the coding sequence ATGACAAAGAATGTACGTAGCGTAAAACAACTATTTGACCTCAGCGGCAAGACGGCCTTAATTACCGGCGGTTCGCGTGGCTTGGGTTTGCAAATGGCCGAGGCCTTAGGTGAGCAGGGCGCTACCATAGTGCTGTCATCGCGTAAGCAATCTGACCTCGATGAGGCAGTGGCGCATCTGAAAAGCCGCGGTATACAAGCGAGTGCGATTGCCGCTGACCTGGGTCAGGAAAGCGCGATCAAGCCGTTGGTTGATGAAGCCCTGGCGCGCCTCGGTCACATCGATATCCTGATTAATAACGCCGGTGCCACCTGGGGTGCGCCGGCCGAAGATCATAGTGTCGAGGCCTGGGATAAGGTGATGAACCTGAATATCCGCAGCATTTTCATGATCTCGCAAGAAGTCGGCAAGCGCAGCATGATACCGCGCAAAACCGGTCGTATCATCAATATCGCCTCGATCGCAGGTTTGTCGGGCAATCCTCCTGGCACCATGCAAACCATCGCGTATAACACCTCGAAAGCGGCAGTGATTAACTTTACCCGTGCCCTGGCCGGTGAGTGGGGCGTGTATGGCATTACGGTCAACGCTATCGCGCCGGGCTTTTTTCCTTCCAAGATGACCAAGGGCATATTGGAACATCTGGGCGAAGAGAAGCTGGCACGCCAGGCGCCGTTGCAACGCATCGGCGACGATGAAGACCTGAAAGGCGCAGCGCTGTTGTTTGCGTCTGATGCCGGTAAGCACATCACCGGTCAGACCCTGGCGGTAGACGGCGGCGTGTCGGCGGTCTGA
- a CDS encoding acyl-CoA dehydrogenase codes for MQSKIIPRRDLEFLLYEWLNVESLNQRARFAEHSRETFNAALDTCEQIATDLFATHNKKSDQNEPQFDGNSVHMIAEVALALNAFREAGLMAAGQDFELGGMQLPCVVEKAGFAYFTGANAGTAAYPFLTIGNANTLMKCGTPEQIELYAKPMLEGRYFGTMCLSEPQAGSSLSDIVTRAEPQTDGSYRLCGNKMWISAGDHELSENIVHLVLAKVPDENGKLIPGVKGISLFIVPKILVNPDGSRGERNDVVLAGLNHKMGYRGTTNCLLNFGEGKFTPGGKGGAVGYLVGTLHKGLANMFHMMNEARIGVGLGAVMLGYTGYLHALDYARNRLQGRNPQAKDPASPQLPIIEHTDVKRMLLAQKSYVEGGLALNLYCARLVDEERSASSPQARAYALLLLDILTPVAKSWPAQWCLEANNLAIQVHGGYGYTREYNVEQFYRDNRLNPIHEGTHGIQGIDLLGRKVIMQEGAAMRALAGEIQQTINRAAPQAELSDYAQALNAVLQRFAYVTQRMYASEDANLILANASIYLEAFGHMVVAWIWLEQALLSVGKTESHEADFYAGKLQACRFFFHYELPKVHPQLDLLANLDTTTLEMEDAWF; via the coding sequence ATGCAATCAAAAATCATCCCGCGCCGTGACCTCGAATTTTTGCTGTATGAATGGCTGAACGTCGAATCGCTAAACCAACGTGCGCGTTTCGCGGAGCATAGCCGCGAAACTTTCAATGCTGCCTTAGATACCTGCGAACAAATCGCCACTGACTTGTTTGCCACGCATAACAAGAAGAGCGATCAGAACGAACCGCAATTTGACGGCAATTCGGTACACATGATTGCCGAAGTGGCGCTCGCCTTAAACGCGTTTCGCGAAGCGGGCTTGATGGCGGCCGGCCAGGATTTTGAGCTGGGCGGCATGCAGTTGCCCTGCGTAGTTGAAAAAGCCGGATTTGCCTACTTTACCGGTGCCAACGCAGGTACCGCCGCCTATCCTTTTCTGACGATAGGCAACGCCAATACCCTGATGAAATGTGGCACGCCCGAGCAGATAGAGCTATATGCCAAGCCCATGCTGGAAGGGCGCTACTTTGGCACCATGTGCTTGTCGGAACCGCAGGCCGGTTCGAGTTTGTCCGATATCGTCACCCGCGCTGAACCGCAAACCGATGGCAGTTACCGGCTCTGCGGCAACAAGATGTGGATCTCGGCCGGTGATCATGAATTATCAGAAAACATCGTACATCTGGTGCTGGCCAAAGTGCCCGATGAAAACGGTAAGTTGATCCCCGGTGTCAAAGGGATTTCCCTGTTTATCGTTCCGAAAATACTGGTCAACCCTGACGGCAGTCGCGGTGAGCGTAATGACGTGGTACTGGCGGGCCTGAATCACAAGATGGGTTACCGCGGCACCACCAATTGCCTGCTTAACTTTGGCGAGGGCAAGTTTACGCCAGGCGGAAAAGGCGGTGCGGTTGGCTATCTGGTCGGCACTTTGCACAAGGGCCTGGCCAATATGTTCCATATGATGAACGAGGCGCGCATAGGTGTAGGTCTGGGCGCTGTCATGCTGGGGTATACCGGCTATCTGCATGCGCTCGATTATGCCCGCAACCGCTTGCAGGGGCGTAACCCGCAAGCCAAAGACCCGGCTTCACCGCAACTTCCTATTATTGAGCATACCGATGTCAAACGCATGTTGCTTGCACAGAAATCGTATGTCGAGGGTGGCTTGGCGTTGAATCTGTATTGTGCGCGCCTGGTCGATGAGGAGCGCAGCGCAAGTAGTCCGCAAGCACGCGCCTACGCGCTATTGTTGCTCGACATCCTCACCCCGGTGGCTAAATCCTGGCCTGCTCAATGGTGCCTTGAAGCGAATAATCTGGCGATACAAGTGCACGGCGGCTATGGCTATACGCGCGAATACAATGTTGAGCAATTTTATCGGGATAACCGGCTCAATCCTATCCATGAAGGCACACACGGCATACAGGGCATAGATTTGCTCGGTCGCAAGGTCATCATGCAAGAAGGCGCGGCCATGCGGGCGCTGGCCGGTGAGATACAGCAAACCATCAACCGCGCTGCGCCGCAAGCGGAGTTGAGCGATTACGCGCAAGCCTTGAATGCGGTATTGCAACGCTTCGCTTACGTGACACAGCGCATGTATGCCAGTGAAGACGCTAATCTGATATTGGCCAATGCCAGCATTTATCTGGAAGCCTTCGGCCATATGGTGGTGGCATGGATATGGCTGGAACAAGCTTTGCTGTCGGTAGGCAAGACTGAATCGCATGAGGCGGATTTCTATGCCGGTAAATTGCAAGCTTGCCGGTTTTTCTTCCATTACGAGCTGCCTAAAGTGCATCCGCAACTCGATTTGCTGGCAAATCTCGATACCACTACGCTGGAAATGGAGGATGCCTGGTTTTGA